Proteins from one Salarias fasciatus chromosome 14, fSalaFa1.1, whole genome shotgun sequence genomic window:
- the LOC115400475 gene encoding gastrula zinc finger protein XlCGF8.2DB-like — translation MGTWPVVTFESETLKVPSVEEQSDLSDPEEEPDPEQLLSQDSEVHRENNLIDFPVSEKQAGYEEMCGDPVRKKTKLRQKARTEPRKKKTCDTFVKSFSQQRNLFSHMRIHTGQKPSSCEKCGRSSSHQSYLFAHMRIDTGKKLHSCEECGKSFNRQGNLLRHMRIHTGEKPYSCETCGKSFSQQSHLSGHMRTHTGEKPYSCETCGKSFSEHYNLLVHLRIHTGEKPYSCETCGKSFTNKSALLRHMRIHTGEKPYSCETWKKLQ, via the coding sequence ATGGGGACGTGGCCTGTTGTGAcatttgaaagtgaaaccttgaaggttccttctgttgaggagcagagtgacctgagtgacccagaagaagaaccagaccctgagcagctcctctcccaggactctgaagtccaccgtGAGAACAACCTGATTGACTTtccagtttcagagaagcaggctggatACGAGGAAATGTGTGGTGATCCTGtccgtaaaaaaacaaaactacgtCAGAAGGCAAGAACAGAAcccagaaagaagaaaacttgtGACACATTTgtaaaaagtttcagtcaacagagGAATTTGTTTagccacatgagaattcacacaggtcaGAAGCCGAGttcttgtgaaaaatgtggaaGAAGTTCCAGTCACCAGAGTTATTTGTTTGCCCACATGAGAATTGACACAGGCAAGAAGCTGCATTCTTGTGaagaatgtggaaaaagtttcaatAGACAGGGcaatttgttgcgccacatgcggattcacacaggcgagaagccgtattcttgtgaaacatgtggaaaaagcttcagtcaACAGAGTCATTTGTCtggccacatgagaactcacacaggtgagaagccgtattcttgtgaaacatgtggaaaaagtttcagtgaacATTACAATTTGTTGGTCCACTTgaggattcacacaggtgagaagccgtattcttgtgaaacatgtgggaagaGTTTCACGAATAAGAGTgctttgttgcgcc